One genomic window of Acidobacteriota bacterium includes the following:
- a CDS encoding DUF559 domain-containing protein, producing LPVSWRGTIAQYVGRLHRLHHGKREVRVYDYADLNVPMLSRMFDRRCGGYEAVGYRILLPGSAVAGWPTEVPLPIDPQWKSQYAASVQRLIRDGVDAPLADLFAQATRPVSAKRDGIARARSATEAFLYRRLESLPETSGRFRLNANLPIPFDSRGQMEVDLLCQEARLAVELDGAQHLDNVEAYRRDRKKDMLLQEEGYLVLRFLAEDVGTHLDRVLDAILRALTSRS from the coding sequence CTCCCGGTTTCTTGGCGCGGGACCATCGCCCAGTACGTCGGTCGTCTCCACCGCCTCCACCACGGCAAGCGCGAAGTACGAGTGTATGATTATGCCGACCTCAATGTCCCCATGCTTAGCCGGATGTTCGACCGCCGCTGCGGCGGATACGAGGCGGTCGGCTACCGCATCCTGCTTCCGGGAAGCGCGGTGGCCGGCTGGCCGACGGAAGTCCCCCTGCCCATCGATCCGCAATGGAAGTCTCAATACGCAGCCAGCGTTCAGCGGCTGATTCGCGACGGCGTGGACGCCCCGTTAGCGGATCTCTTCGCCCAAGCGACCAGGCCCGTTTCAGCCAAGAGAGATGGAATCGCCCGCGCCCGCAGCGCCACCGAAGCCTTCCTCTACCGCCGCCTGGAATCCCTTCCAGAGACATCAGGACGCTTCCGTCTCAACGCCAACTTACCCATTCCCTTCGACAGCAGGGGGCAAATGGAGGTGGACCTGCTCTGCCAAGAGGCCCGCTTGGCCGTCGAACTCGACGGGGCCCAGCACCTCGACAACGTGGAGGCCTATCGCCGTGACCGCAAAAAGGACATGCTGCTCCAAGAGGAGGGCTACCTCGTCCTGCGTTTCCTCGCCGAAGACGTCGGCACTCACCTCGACCGCGTCCTGGACGCCATCCTCCGCGCCCTCACCTCCCGCTCCTGA
- a CDS encoding DUF86 domain-containing protein has translation MIESAEAILGFTDGLNFEDFQADRKTVDAVVRNLQVIGEAARYMPSEVRSKNSDLPWIEMSAMRNILTHEYFGVDLSIIWQTIRTDLPTLLPRLRSMLSGN, from the coding sequence ATGATCGAGTCGGCAGAAGCAATCCTGGGGTTTACCGACGGTTTGAACTTCGAGGATTTTCAGGCTGACAGGAAGACGGTAGATGCGGTTGTTCGAAACCTTCAAGTGATCGGAGAGGCCGCCCGCTACATGCCGTCCGAGGTACGATCCAAAAACAGCGATCTTCCGTGGATCGAGATGAGTGCGATGCGGAATATCCTCACCCATGAGTATTTCGGCGTCGATCTCTCCATCATCTGGCAGACCATTCGCACCGACCTCCCGACCCTGCTGCCTCGGCTTCGCTCGATGCTGTCCGGTAACTAA
- a CDS encoding type II toxin-antitoxin system HicA family toxin — MASRTQSRWVPTSFLCHLRRHGCHLKREGVSHSLWTNPQTGEVEAVPRHPEIPNRLAPPIRSAAGFQFLNSVNE, encoded by the coding sequence ATGGCGTCAAGGACGCAGTCGAGATGGGTGCCAACGTCTTTTCTGTGTCATCTCCGCCGTCACGGTTGTCACCTGAAGCGCGAAGGGGTCTCGCATTCGTTGTGGACGAATCCCCAGACCGGTGAAGTCGAGGCTGTACCGCGACACCCCGAAATACCTAACCGGCTTGCCCCCCCCATAAGATCTGCCGCGGGCTTTCAGTTCCTGAACTCGGTAAATGAGTAA
- a CDS encoding carboxypeptidase-like regulatory domain-containing protein, translating into MKTTSRSWGFRVTIILVQLAFGISAFAQVSGSISVQVVDAETQVPVRYAKVSLIEIRGPAAPMPDPSQTAFLPLVRTCGTRVPWCFFEAEKIEVAVRTKGMLVLAQSEGYAFAARRIVRSAKPATMTMRLKPPIVVEGVVRTQDGVPVNSAEVGIVYDDQQLNWATFGLPYGGVLTNEDGSFSTLASADYPFAVEVFHERFLPVITLVKRWAQAPRAIAPAPIEITLAEGAVVSGRVLDSQERALAGLRVILSSKSRTIPLPKSRAFARALDRETVSAADGSFVFRGVGSGEFSITVGTSLGTEAIKTLHVDEGDQSLMIRLPHRN; encoded by the coding sequence ATGAAAACCACGAGCCGTTCTTGGGGCTTTAGGGTCACCATAATCCTAGTCCAACTTGCCTTCGGGATCTCGGCTTTCGCTCAGGTGTCAGGCTCGATCAGCGTTCAGGTCGTGGATGCTGAGACTCAGGTGCCGGTGAGGTATGCGAAAGTGTCGCTCATCGAGATTCGCGGCCCCGCGGCACCAATGCCTGACCCGTCGCAGACCGCTTTCCTACCGCTCGTGCGCACCTGTGGCACCCGAGTTCCCTGGTGCTTTTTCGAAGCCGAGAAGATAGAGGTGGCCGTGCGCACGAAGGGAATGCTGGTGCTAGCTCAGAGTGAGGGTTATGCGTTCGCAGCGCGCAGGATCGTTCGCTCTGCCAAACCAGCGACGATGACAATGAGACTCAAGCCGCCCATCGTTGTTGAAGGCGTCGTCCGTACACAGGATGGCGTGCCTGTAAACAGCGCCGAAGTGGGGATCGTCTACGACGACCAGCAACTGAACTGGGCGACCTTCGGCCTTCCCTACGGCGGAGTGCTGACCAACGAAGACGGTTCTTTTTCCACGCTTGCCTCCGCCGACTATCCTTTTGCCGTCGAGGTCTTCCATGAACGGTTCCTGCCAGTCATCACACTCGTCAAGCGTTGGGCGCAAGCACCGCGGGCGATTGCTCCCGCGCCAATCGAGATCACGCTAGCGGAAGGGGCGGTCGTGTCGGGCCGAGTGTTGGATTCCCAGGAGCGCGCTCTCGCCGGACTGCGGGTCATCCTGAGTTCAAAATCGAGGACAATTCCGCTGCCAAAGTCGCGCGCATTCGCCCGGGCCCTGGACCGGGAAACGGTTTCTGCAGCGGATGGCTCGTTTGTCTTCCGGGGCGTCGGCAGCGGAGAGTTCTCGATCACAGTCGGCACCTCCCTCGGAACCGAGGCAATAAAGACACTACACGTCGACGAAGGGGATCAGTCGCTAATGATCAGGTTGCCGCATCGCAACTAA
- a CDS encoding efflux RND transporter permease subunit has product MSKFSSKDENKEGRTGTWISSFSIRFPVTVCMLLISFLVLGAVSVSKIPLVLLPSINAPFIVVVAPYPNATPEQVQEEITRPLEEVLATIPNVRRITSRSSADNAQIALEFTLGQDIDVMRAEVREKVDQIRGELPEDLRDVFVQNFNTDDIPIIEGRIASGRDLRGQYELLDVKIKRPLERIPGVGDVSIDGVARQRIDIDLRLDDVKKYGVDIGALFDKLDGTNFNVSLGRIEDAGVRYGVITDGSVGSLEELRRFPVNERGLLLEDIAEIDLINPESAYGRHLNGEFAIGLAIRKASDANTVETVARIQEAIKEINEDPALQGIEVLVWHDAGAEITESLHGLLNAGTVGAVLAIIVLFLFLRKLGATLAIGLSIPFSILSAVGFLYLLGNSLNVLSMMGLMLSTGMLVDNAVVVLESIYSNLEKGMHRVQASITGTQGVVRAVVASTLTSIIIFVPLVFGRETIFTLFLSHAGIAIMITLLCSLFVSLTLIPMGLARFFRLRLSSEAESARKGAGKTWVDKIRDRYAKLLDWTLRHPVWTVSAIIVILLATFYPASQLRDTSIDAQDMRDLMVEYEFSENYHYQKIESDYVEPVERFLLGNRDKFGIENVYSFYTNNAANTRIYFDEDKVAQDEVADIRKSISEGLPVIPGADIRLGQQEGAENRQFLSVSVYGENPRRLRELVMEAKRGLSQKDEFAEIYTGVDEAEQEVQLVLDRVKAREFGIFPESVAGILSIVIRGQQLRSFRSEQGEVEVWVSLQPTDREDLDDLLSIVVGGGPDGEEIRLAQIADLQIVKTPGSIRRENRRTFTSMFINYTGGDTEEGKSSIRETFESISFPEGYSWSFGFQTIEQENQEAEFFFNLLLAVFMVYLVMASLFESFTHPLAIMISLLLAWPGVVWFFYLTGTPFNLMAFLGSLILIGIVVNNGIVLIDHVNNRRREGLARREAIIEGCCERFRPILMTAATTIVGMIPLALGTTGVFGLRYFPMARTVIGGLAASTVLTLIALPTVYRLLDILALWLREAWFKSRTKPAPTSTTDPAPAT; this is encoded by the coding sequence ATGTCGAAGTTCTCCAGCAAAGACGAAAACAAGGAAGGCCGGACGGGCACCTGGATCTCCAGTTTCTCGATCCGCTTTCCGGTTACGGTGTGCATGCTGCTCATCTCCTTTTTGGTGCTGGGCGCGGTCTCGGTGAGCAAGATCCCGCTGGTTCTGCTGCCTTCCATCAACGCGCCCTTCATCGTGGTGGTGGCGCCTTATCCCAACGCCACGCCCGAACAGGTGCAGGAAGAGATCACGCGTCCTCTGGAAGAGGTTCTCGCGACCATCCCCAACGTCCGGCGCATCACCTCGCGTTCCAGCGCCGACAACGCGCAAATCGCCTTGGAGTTCACCCTGGGGCAGGACATCGACGTGATGCGGGCCGAGGTTCGGGAAAAGGTCGATCAGATCAGGGGCGAGCTGCCTGAAGACCTGCGCGACGTATTCGTTCAGAACTTCAACACCGACGACATTCCCATCATCGAGGGACGCATCGCTTCGGGCCGTGATCTGCGCGGTCAGTACGAACTGCTGGACGTCAAGATCAAGCGGCCCCTGGAACGCATTCCAGGAGTCGGCGACGTCAGCATCGACGGGGTGGCGCGCCAGCGTATCGACATCGACTTGCGCCTGGACGACGTCAAGAAGTACGGCGTCGACATCGGAGCGCTCTTCGACAAGCTCGACGGCACCAATTTCAACGTTTCTCTGGGGCGCATCGAAGATGCCGGCGTCCGCTACGGGGTCATCACCGACGGCAGCGTCGGTTCTCTGGAGGAATTGCGCCGCTTTCCCGTCAACGAGCGCGGACTGCTGCTGGAAGACATCGCCGAAATCGACTTGATCAACCCCGAGTCGGCCTACGGGCGTCACCTCAACGGCGAATTCGCCATCGGTCTGGCCATCCGCAAGGCCTCCGACGCCAATACGGTGGAAACGGTGGCCCGCATCCAGGAAGCCATCAAAGAGATCAACGAAGATCCGGCCCTGCAGGGTATCGAGGTGCTGGTGTGGCATGACGCCGGGGCCGAGATCACCGAATCCCTGCACGGACTGCTCAACGCCGGGACGGTGGGAGCGGTGCTGGCCATTATCGTGCTCTTTCTCTTTCTGCGCAAGCTGGGCGCCACCCTGGCCATCGGCCTCAGCATCCCCTTCTCGATCCTCTCCGCCGTGGGCTTCCTCTATCTCTTGGGCAACAGCCTCAACGTGCTCTCCATGATGGGTTTGATGCTCTCGACCGGGATGCTGGTCGACAACGCCGTGGTGGTGCTGGAATCCATCTACAGCAACCTGGAAAAGGGCATGCACCGCGTCCAGGCCTCGATTACGGGTACTCAGGGGGTGGTGCGTGCGGTGGTGGCCTCGACCCTGACGTCCATCATCATCTTCGTGCCTCTGGTCTTCGGACGCGAGACCATTTTCACCCTTTTCCTGAGCCATGCCGGCATCGCCATCATGATCACCCTCTTGTGCTCGCTCTTCGTCTCGCTGACCTTGATCCCCATGGGACTGGCGCGCTTCTTCCGCCTGCGCCTCAGCTCAGAGGCGGAATCGGCGCGCAAGGGTGCTGGAAAGACCTGGGTCGACAAGATCCGCGACCGCTACGCCAAGCTGCTGGATTGGACGCTGCGTCATCCGGTCTGGACCGTGAGCGCCATCATTGTCATTCTGCTGGCCACCTTCTATCCCGCCTCCCAGCTCAGGGACACCAGCATCGACGCCCAGGACATGCGGGACTTGATGGTGGAGTACGAGTTCAGCGAGAACTACCACTACCAGAAGATCGAGAGCGATTACGTGGAGCCGGTGGAACGCTTCCTGCTGGGCAACCGCGACAAGTTCGGCATCGAGAACGTTTACAGCTTCTACACCAACAATGCCGCCAACACCCGGATCTACTTCGACGAAGACAAGGTGGCTCAGGACGAGGTGGCCGACATCCGCAAGTCCATCTCGGAGGGCTTGCCGGTGATTCCGGGTGCCGACATCAGGCTGGGACAGCAAGAGGGAGCCGAGAACCGCCAGTTCTTGAGCGTCAGCGTCTACGGCGAGAATCCGCGGCGGCTGCGCGAGTTGGTGATGGAGGCCAAGCGCGGGCTGTCGCAAAAGGACGAATTCGCCGAGATCTACACCGGCGTCGACGAGGCCGAGCAGGAAGTGCAATTGGTGCTGGACCGGGTCAAGGCCCGCGAGTTCGGGATCTTTCCCGAGTCGGTGGCCGGCATCCTCAGCATTGTGATCCGGGGGCAGCAGCTTCGCAGCTTCCGCTCGGAACAGGGCGAGGTCGAGGTTTGGGTGAGTCTGCAGCCCACCGACCGCGAAGACCTTGACGATCTGCTCTCGATCGTGGTGGGCGGCGGGCCTGATGGTGAAGAGATCCGCCTGGCTCAGATCGCCGATCTCCAGATCGTCAAGACACCGGGTTCGATCCGCCGCGAAAACCGCCGCACCTTCACCAGCATGTTCATCAACTACACGGGAGGCGACACCGAGGAGGGCAAGTCGTCTATCCGCGAGACGTTTGAGTCCATCAGCTTCCCCGAGGGCTACTCCTGGAGCTTCGGATTCCAGACCATCGAGCAGGAGAATCAGGAAGCTGAGTTCTTCTTCAACCTTTTATTGGCCGTCTTTATGGTCTACCTGGTGATGGCTTCCCTCTTCGAGTCCTTCACTCACCCCCTCGCCATCATGATCTCGCTGTTGCTGGCATGGCCTGGAGTGGTGTGGTTCTTCTACCTGACGGGCACACCTTTCAACCTGATGGCCTTCCTTGGGTCATTGATCCTGATCGGCATCGTGGTCAACAACGGCATTGTTCTCATCGACCACGTCAACAACCGCCGCCGGGAGGGGCTGGCCCGCCGCGAGGCTATCATCGAGGGATGCTGCGAGCGCTTCCGCCCCATCCTCATGACCGCCGCCACCACCATCGTGGGAATGATTCCCCTGGCCCTGGGCACCACGGGCGTCTTCGGCCTCCGCTACTTCCCCATGGCCCGCACCGTGATCGGCGGCCTGGCCGCCTCAACCGTCCTGACCCTGATAGCCCTGCCCACGGTCTACCGCCTGCTCGACATATTGGCCCTGTGGCTTCGCGAGGCCTGGTTCAAGAGCCGAACCAAGCCCGCCCCCACCTCAACCACCGACCCTGCCCCAGCCACATAA